From the genome of Ornithobacterium rhinotracheale, one region includes:
- a CDS encoding SH3 domain-containing protein: MNKELIHLLYTKIDSIDFEEYREEMILLDVDNDKIMKCIITEYKSDRNLQNKINQLDESKKKFYSYAFDRVKEDYKKYNYIDGPYFDYLIQKRDSNVLNMMLNIINDDKIEKEQKKEILHNISKYNYFRINDPDGYTNLRKEKNTQSEIIQTIKSGEAIEVLDNSDEWFEVKTKDGNIGFVHKSRVKTE; encoded by the coding sequence ATGAACAAAGAACTTATACATCTGTTGTACACTAAAATTGACAGTATTGATTTTGAAGAATATAGAGAAGAAATGATCTTATTAGATGTAGATAACGATAAAATAATGAAGTGCATCATTACAGAATATAAATCTGATAGAAATTTGCAAAATAAAATTAACCAGCTTGATGAAAGTAAAAAAAAATTTTACAGCTATGCATTTGATAGAGTTAAAGAAGATTATAAAAAATACAATTATATTGACGGACCTTATTTTGATTATTTGATACAAAAAAGAGATTCTAATGTGCTTAATATGATGTTGAACATAATTAACGATGATAAAATTGAAAAAGAACAAAAAAAAGAGATTTTACATAATATAAGTAAGTATAATTACTTCAGAATAAATGACCCAGACGGTTACACAAATCTTCGTAAAGAAAAGAATACACAATCAGAGATTATACAAACCATAAAATCAGGGGAAGCCATTGAAGTTTTAGATAATTCTGATGAATGGTTCGAAGTGAAAACAAAAGACGGAAATATAGGATTTGTGCACAAAAGCAGAGTGAAAACGGAGTAG
- a CDS encoding DUF3828 domain-containing protein — protein MRKTILIIILFVFVGCKQNAKSPNEEMKNEITTKEENDLSNKIHFLKDFYYSVYGSDESKENLKKKYVSKRVLNRIDSLTSAENHFVLDYDPFIKGQDYNGTSIKRTLEITPLNNKNKFRVSFLLFGIQNEEKTTIDIILQENTKGKYLINGILNDKYLSFKNTSKPKQKKIYVLDSIHIQTPSDTYSLYVLEHSENKKPQNTPHHANPIILYKNGMIQFENKHLIFPYDENCPADGFQKLVSKKNYFTIEQTYCKDFLIVSSYTTFKISTKTDRIYLYKYGEEYTDRSNPDRDIPARIKTIEDFGTINFEDVTTSSLLKLLE, from the coding sequence ATGAGAAAAACGATTTTAATTATTATTTTGTTTGTTTTTGTTGGGTGTAAGCAAAATGCAAAATCACCTAATGAAGAGATGAAAAATGAAATTACAACTAAAGAAGAGAATGATTTGAGTAATAAAATTCATTTTCTGAAAGACTTTTATTATTCTGTTTATGGTTCTGATGAGAGCAAAGAGAATTTAAAGAAAAAATATGTGTCAAAAAGGGTATTGAATAGAATAGACAGCCTTACTTCAGCCGAAAATCATTTCGTTTTGGACTACGATCCTTTTATCAAAGGACAAGATTACAACGGCACTTCAATAAAAAGAACCCTTGAGATAACACCACTAAACAATAAAAATAAATTCCGAGTAAGTTTTCTGTTATTTGGTATTCAAAATGAAGAAAAAACAACTATTGACATCATTTTACAGGAAAATACAAAAGGTAAATATCTGATAAACGGAATATTGAACGATAAATATTTGAGTTTTAAAAATACATCCAAACCCAAGCAAAAGAAAATCTATGTTTTGGATAGCATTCACATACAAACCCCGTCAGATACTTATAGTCTATATGTTTTAGAACATTCAGAAAATAAAAAACCTCAAAACACACCACATCACGCTAACCCCATTATATTGTACAAGAATGGGATGATACAATTTGAAAACAAGCATCTTATATTTCCGTATGATGAAAATTGTCCCGCAGATGGTTTTCAAAAATTAGTATCTAAGAAAAATTATTTCACAATTGAACAAACCTATTGCAAAGATTTTTTAATCGTCTCCTCCTACACAACATTCAAAATCAGCACAAAAACAGACCGTATCTATCTTTATAAATATGGTGAAGAATATACAGACAGGAGTAATCCCGATAGAGATATTCCTGCTAGAATTAAGACAATAGAAGATTTTGGGACGATTAATTTTGAAGATGTAACAACATCTTCTCTTCTAAAATTATTAGAATAA
- a CDS encoding SH3 domain-containing protein — MKRTVLLLVISLLSIFSCEEKTNKRNNITMNNKCLKENINISSSFIDDIDLKKFKYKEEYIEDIRIYQILDASYRKNFFEFLGSRNFEMGEYEQVFFIKILLTYIQQNNDIEFYNILNELFTNKNLGYFLEDYELYIYELFLYKPSFFIQGAYFSKNHELIDYINKSLPLAFLISNNEINIKLCDNCSEVNLFIDKNTVDQIKLKELKETIYQQSLIKITNRKNMDSIYCYNIYKYLNSKSIEGLNENEKLFYEKKYNPFFKDNIIYLKKYHAKINDPDGYTNLRKEKSTQSEVIQIINSGESIEVLDNSDDWFEVKTKDGNIGFVHKSRVKTK, encoded by the coding sequence ATGAAAAGAACAGTTTTATTGCTAGTAATCAGTTTGTTGAGTATTTTCTCTTGTGAGGAAAAAACAAATAAACGTAACAATATTACAATGAATAACAAATGCCTTAAAGAAAACATTAATATTTCATCATCATTTATAGATGATATTGATTTAAAAAAATTTAAATATAAAGAAGAATATATTGAAGATATAAGAATTTATCAAATCTTAGATGCTTCTTATAGAAAGAATTTTTTTGAATTTTTAGGTAGTCGTAATTTTGAAATGGGAGAGTATGAACAAGTATTTTTCATCAAAATATTATTAACTTACATTCAACAAAATAATGATATAGAATTTTATAATATTTTAAATGAATTATTTACAAACAAAAATTTAGGTTATTTTTTAGAAGATTATGAGTTATATATTTATGAGTTATTTTTATATAAACCATCATTTTTTATTCAAGGTGCTTATTTCTCAAAAAATCATGAATTGATAGATTATATAAATAAAAGTTTGCCTTTGGCTTTTTTAATAAGCAATAATGAAATTAATATAAAATTATGTGATAATTGCAGTGAAGTTAACTTATTTATTGACAAAAATACCGTAGATCAAATAAAGTTAAAGGAGTTAAAAGAAACTATCTATCAACAGTCTTTAATAAAAATTACTAATCGTAAAAATATGGATTCCATATATTGTTATAATATATATAAATATTTGAATTCAAAATCAATAGAAGGTTTAAACGAAAATGAAAAGTTATTTTACGAAAAAAAATATAATCCTTTTTTTAAAGACAATATCATATACTTGAAAAAATATCACGCAAAAATAAATGACCCAGACGGTTACACAAATCTTCGCAAAGAAAAGAGCACACAATCAGAAGTTATACAAATCATAAATTCAGGAGAATCTATTGAAGTTTTAGATAATTCAGATGATTGGTTCGAGGTGAAAACAAAAGACGGAAATATAGGATTTGTGCACAAAAGCAGAGTGAAGACAAAGTAA
- a CDS encoding SH3 domain-containing protein: MNKELIHLLYTKIDSIDFEEHREEMILLDVDNDKIMKCIITEYKSDRNLQNKINQLDESKKKFYSYAFDRVKEDYKKYNYIDGPYFDYLIQKRDSNVLNIMLNIINDDKIEKEQKKEILHNISKYNYFRINDPDGYTNLRKEKSTQSEVIQIINSGESIEVLDNSDEWFEVKTKDGNIGFVHKSRVKTE; the protein is encoded by the coding sequence ATGAACAAAGAACTTATACATCTGTTGTACACTAAAATTGACAGTATTGATTTTGAAGAACATAGAGAAGAAATGATCTTATTAGATGTAGATAACGATAAAATAATGAAGTGCATCATTACAGAATATAAATCTGATAGAAATTTGCAAAATAAAATTAACCAGCTTGATGAAAGTAAAAAAAAATTTTACAGCTATGCATTTGATAGAGTTAAAGAAGATTATAAAAAATACAATTATATAGACGGACCTTATTTTGATTATTTGATACAAAAAAGAGATTCTAATGTGCTTAATATTATGTTGAACATAATTAACGATGATAAAATTGAAAAAGAACAAAAAAAAGAGATTTTACATAATATAAGTAAGTATAATTACTTCAGAATAAATGACCCAGACGGTTACACAAATCTTCGCAAAGAAAAGAGCACACAATCAGAAGTTATACAAATCATAAATTCAGGAGAATCCATTGAAGTTTTAGATAATTCTGATGAATGGTTCGAAGTGAAAACAAAAGACGGAAATATAGGATTTGTGCACAAAAGCAGAGTGAAAACGGAGTAG